In a single window of the Candidatus Zixiibacteriota bacterium genome:
- the tcuA gene encoding FAD-dependent tricarballylate dehydrogenase TcuA, with the protein MADPGYDVIVVGAGNAGLTAALAARQLSARVLLIDKCPKSSRGGNTRFSGGGFRFTYSGIDDIRPMIPQVSDQEASRLDVGSYTTADFFEDVMQVTEYAADRKLTNILVEQSYPTVRWLTEMKVKWILSTSTHAVKTEGKIKFPSGRVISVNDGGLGLVEVLFATAESMGIDILYETRVTAVSTDEKGAICGVRLQDGEGIREVRSGAVVLAAGGFEANPEMRARYLGAGWDLVKVRGSRYNSGEVLNLALGLGANPTGHWSGCHAVLVDAEAPDVEAAYEHRYSYPYGIMVDINGNRFVDEGEDFFSYTYAKCGREVLRLPWRTAYQIFDCKTRPLLRSEYNRGSYVSADTIEALGRKLPGLDTDNLVRTVKQFNDAVTDVPFDPSKLDGKCTRGVRPVKSNWAQRLDTPPYYAFPVTCGITFTFGGIGITEKAEVVDSTGRTIDGLFAAGEITGGSFYHNYPGGSGLMKGAVFGKLAGTHAARAAKSRRA; encoded by the coding sequence ATGGCCGACCCAGGTTATGACGTGATCGTCGTCGGGGCGGGCAACGCCGGGTTGACGGCAGCGCTCGCGGCCCGGCAATTGAGCGCGAGAGTTCTGCTGATCGACAAGTGTCCGAAATCCAGCCGCGGCGGCAACACGCGGTTCTCGGGCGGGGGCTTCCGCTTCACGTACAGCGGGATCGACGATATCAGGCCGATGATCCCGCAAGTGTCGGATCAAGAGGCGTCGCGGCTCGACGTCGGAAGCTACACCACGGCCGATTTTTTCGAAGATGTGATGCAGGTGACGGAATACGCGGCGGACAGGAAACTCACGAACATTCTCGTCGAGCAGTCTTATCCCACCGTGCGCTGGCTCACCGAAATGAAAGTGAAGTGGATCCTCTCGACGAGCACCCATGCGGTCAAAACGGAGGGGAAGATAAAGTTTCCTTCCGGCCGTGTGATCTCGGTCAACGATGGCGGCCTCGGCCTCGTGGAGGTGCTGTTCGCGACGGCCGAGAGCATGGGGATCGACATTCTTTACGAGACCCGAGTCACGGCCGTTTCGACCGATGAAAAGGGAGCGATTTGCGGTGTACGACTACAGGACGGGGAGGGCATCCGGGAGGTCCGATCCGGCGCCGTCGTTCTCGCCGCGGGCGGGTTCGAAGCCAACCCGGAGATGCGCGCCCGGTACCTCGGTGCCGGATGGGACCTAGTGAAGGTCAGAGGATCGCGCTACAACTCCGGCGAGGTCCTCAACCTGGCCTTGGGTCTCGGGGCCAATCCGACCGGTCACTGGAGCGGCTGTCACGCCGTCCTGGTGGACGCGGAAGCCCCGGACGTGGAAGCGGCCTATGAGCACCGCTACTCCTACCCGTACGGCATCATGGTCGACATCAACGGGAACCGGTTCGTCGACGAGGGCGAAGATTTCTTTAGCTACACCTACGCCAAATGCGGCCGCGAGGTTCTTCGCCTTCCCTGGCGGACCGCCTACCAGATCTTCGACTGCAAGACCCGGCCGTTGTTGCGCTCCGAGTATAACCGTGGCTCGTACGTATCCGCCGACACGATCGAGGCTCTGGGGAGAAAACTGCCGGGGCTGGACACGGACAACCTCGTTAGGACGGTAAAGCAATTCAACGATGCGGTCACGGACGTTCCTTTCGATCCTTCGAAACTCGACGGGAAGTGCACCCGCGGGGTTCGGCCGGTGAAGTCCAATTGGGCGCAACGGTTGGACACGCCGCCGTATTACGCCTTTCCCGTCACGTGCGGGATTACGTTCACGTTCGGCGGGATCGGGATCACGGAAAAGGCCGAAGTCGTGGACAGCACCGGCCGCACGATCGACGGATTGTTCGCGGCCGGCGAAATCACGGGTGGTTCTTTTTATCACAACTATCCCGGCGGTTCCGGGCTTATGAAGGGAGCCGTCTTCGGCAAGCTGGCGGGGACGCACGCCGCTCGAGCCGCTAAGTCCAGGCGGGCGTGA
- a CDS encoding MmgE/PrpD family protein yields MAQNGVARRLAEFIVGIDYDDLPEGVVSKAKELILDQLGVALASSMLPWNRKVLEYAREIGASGASTVIGTDYRTSLEYAALVNGTFGHGFELDDYCTPCGAHVGCVVIPAALALGEQAGATGRDFLTAVALGAEIVLRVGFALTVRGIAARGFHSTSVYGPFGAVASSVKLLGLSEDAATHAIGIAGSHASGTTEYDQTGGDIKRLHAGIAGMAGIRAALLAKRNFTAPPTIFEGKNGILNAFSSSPEPGKLTENLRGDYFMLKTRIKPYACCGAIIPQIDALREILRDHPVDHRRVKGITVGVENRALSHVGTVGPRPRDITGAQFSSHFSLGLTLVKGRNDFGAYFEALKGDFSDPEVVAAAEKVSVVHDDEAEEIYPRTRLGKVTVETTDGQQYQAKVFHPKGSPENPLGCEELREKFLSLSTMVLSEARAQELLRSLEDLENLRDLRSLSALLAAPGQ; encoded by the coding sequence GTGGCACAAAACGGCGTTGCGCGGCGATTAGCGGAGTTTATCGTCGGGATCGACTACGATGACTTGCCGGAAGGCGTCGTTAGCAAGGCGAAAGAGCTGATCCTCGACCAACTGGGCGTGGCGCTCGCCAGCTCGATGTTGCCTTGGAACCGGAAGGTCCTCGAGTATGCGCGGGAGATCGGGGCGTCGGGCGCTTCGACCGTGATCGGAACGGACTACCGCACCTCACTGGAATACGCGGCCTTGGTCAACGGAACGTTCGGCCACGGATTCGAGCTAGACGACTACTGCACCCCTTGCGGCGCCCACGTCGGGTGCGTGGTGATTCCCGCGGCGCTGGCGCTCGGTGAGCAGGCCGGCGCAACCGGACGCGATTTCCTGACGGCTGTCGCCTTGGGGGCGGAAATCGTGCTTCGCGTGGGTTTTGCGCTCACAGTCAGGGGTATTGCCGCTCGGGGATTTCACTCGACGAGCGTCTACGGTCCGTTCGGCGCCGTGGCGAGCTCCGTAAAGCTCTTGGGCTTGAGCGAGGATGCCGCAACGCATGCAATCGGAATCGCCGGGTCGCATGCGTCCGGAACGACGGAGTACGACCAGACCGGCGGCGATATCAAGAGATTGCATGCGGGCATCGCCGGTATGGCAGGCATCAGGGCGGCCCTGCTCGCGAAGCGAAATTTCACCGCGCCGCCCACGATCTTCGAAGGGAAAAACGGTATCCTGAACGCCTTCTCGAGCAGCCCCGAGCCCGGCAAACTGACGGAAAACCTGCGCGGTGACTATTTCATGCTCAAGACGCGAATCAAGCCTTACGCCTGCTGCGGCGCGATCATTCCGCAGATCGATGCGCTGAGGGAAATCCTGCGGGACCATCCGGTCGACCATCGCCGGGTCAAGGGCATCACGGTCGGTGTCGAAAACCGGGCGTTGAGCCACGTTGGGACCGTAGGTCCGCGTCCCAGGGACATCACCGGCGCGCAGTTCAGCAGCCATTTCAGTCTTGGGCTGACGCTGGTGAAGGGCAGGAACGATTTCGGAGCCTACTTCGAGGCGCTCAAAGGCGATTTCAGCGATCCCGAAGTGGTTGCGGCCGCCGAGAAAGTCTCGGTCGTTCACGACGACGAAGCCGAGGAAATCTATCCGCGGACCCGGCTCGGGAAAGTGACCGTCGAGACGACCGACGGACAGCAGTACCAGGCGAAAGTTTTCCATCCGAAGGGAAGCCCGGAGAATCCCCTCGGCTGCGAGGAGTTGCGCGAGAAGTTTCTCAGCCTTTCGACCATGGTGCTCTCCGAGGCCCGAGCGCAGGAGCTCCTGCGCTCGCTCGAGGACCTGGAAAACCTCCGGGACCTGCGAAGCTTGTCGGCGCTGCTGGCCGCGCCTGGGCAATGA
- a CDS encoding electron transfer flavoprotein subunit alpha/FixB family protein, translated as MKCEILVVVEPNGGDSDRVDLDLVACAAKIAGAKGWTTGVLLAGFDVAGNAARLACSGVDRVFVLEDARLEGYNPALHVAAIACAVRDVGPRLVLLPHVHVGLEIAAGLSVQLGAPVVSNCRSVEVAEGGLVFCRPILGGRYIATVEALEGVPVVATVSGEARLPRLFPEGAQASVERLPAVFEAKGGVRVVKSSRSTSPGEIERADVIVAVGRGIRGPENLHWFRELARALGGALAASRPVVDSGWLGREHQVGLSGATVQPKVYLAFGISGAAQHVAGMNRSKLIIAINDDPEAPIFRVAHCGVVADVFELLPALLKKARSAANASPSAG; from the coding sequence ATGAAGTGCGAGATCCTTGTGGTGGTAGAGCCGAACGGCGGCGATTCGGATCGGGTCGACCTCGATCTCGTCGCGTGTGCAGCGAAGATCGCGGGCGCGAAAGGCTGGACAACGGGCGTACTACTCGCAGGATTCGACGTCGCGGGCAACGCGGCACGCCTGGCTTGCTCCGGCGTCGACCGTGTCTTTGTCCTGGAAGATGCTCGCCTGGAGGGTTATAACCCCGCCCTGCACGTTGCTGCCATCGCTTGTGCCGTTCGAGACGTCGGGCCGCGGTTGGTCCTCCTGCCGCATGTACACGTCGGGCTCGAGATCGCAGCCGGGTTGTCGGTTCAGCTCGGCGCGCCGGTGGTGAGCAACTGCCGCTCGGTGGAAGTGGCAGAGGGGGGCCTTGTGTTTTGTCGGCCGATTCTGGGCGGGCGGTATATCGCGACGGTGGAAGCGTTGGAGGGGGTGCCGGTGGTGGCGACGGTGTCCGGGGAGGCGCGGCTTCCCCGCCTTTTTCCGGAGGGGGCACAAGCGTCGGTCGAGCGGTTGCCGGCAGTCTTCGAGGCGAAAGGCGGAGTGCGGGTAGTGAAGTCGAGCCGGTCGACTAGCCCAGGAGAGATCGAACGCGCGGACGTGATCGTGGCCGTGGGGAGAGGGATTCGAGGGCCGGAGAACCTCCATTGGTTTCGCGAGCTCGCTCGCGCTCTGGGGGGAGCGCTTGCCGCCTCGCGGCCGGTGGTCGACTCGGGCTGGCTCGGCCGGGAGCATCAAGTGGGCCTCTCGGGTGCGACGGTTCAGCCCAAGGTCTATCTCGCGTTCGGCATCTCCGGTGCGGCGCAGCACGTCGCCGGGATGAACCGCTCCAAGCTGATTATAGCGATCAACGACGATCCGGAGGCGCCTATTTTCAGGGTGGCGCATTGCGGCGTCGTCGCCGACGTGTTCGAGTTGCTGCCCGCGCTGCTCAAGAAGGCTCGCTCGGCGGCGAATGCGTCGCCGAGCGCAGGCTAG
- a CDS encoding extracellular solute-binding protein, with product MIRLQQIVVSLFTMGLVAGGTVAAFAQDRDAIVAKAKEERSLVYYSTADIRDGTALVHAFQKKHPFVQPKLFRLGSTQVVIKVLQEHRAGVHLFDVISATSFQFYEIFKEGLFQRYDSPERKAFLEDFKDKDDFWTSAYHNASVIAYNTTLVKPADLPKSYDDLLDPKWKGKMLMDNRETEWYASMLQILGREKGLRLMRGLAKQDLSFRPGRTLITQVLASGEAPLAVNNYHHLVQAAKKRGAPVESIPASPVISRITPIALGRYAPHPNVGRLFIDFCLSEEGQKILRSFGRSSARKGIEPDELQRKGVKLYVSDINLAKDYARYDKEFREIFGLK from the coding sequence ATGATTCGTTTACAGCAAATCGTCGTTTCACTTTTTACCATGGGGCTCGTGGCGGGCGGAACGGTCGCCGCGTTCGCACAAGACCGGGACGCAATCGTCGCGAAGGCCAAGGAAGAGCGGAGCCTCGTGTACTACAGCACGGCCGACATCCGGGACGGTACGGCTTTGGTGCATGCGTTCCAGAAGAAGCACCCCTTCGTCCAGCCCAAGCTCTTTCGGTTGGGCAGCACGCAGGTGGTCATCAAGGTGCTCCAGGAACATCGCGCCGGGGTGCACCTGTTCGACGTGATATCGGCGACCAGCTTCCAGTTCTATGAAATTTTCAAGGAGGGTTTGTTCCAGAGATACGATTCTCCGGAACGCAAGGCTTTTCTGGAAGATTTCAAGGACAAGGACGATTTCTGGACCAGCGCTTATCACAACGCCAGCGTCATCGCCTATAACACGACTCTCGTGAAGCCGGCCGATCTTCCCAAGAGTTACGACGACCTGCTCGATCCAAAATGGAAGGGGAAGATGCTGATGGATAATCGGGAAACCGAGTGGTACGCGAGCATGCTTCAGATCCTGGGGCGCGAGAAGGGGTTGCGCCTGATGCGGGGCCTGGCGAAGCAAGACCTGAGCTTCCGGCCCGGGCGCACGCTCATCACGCAGGTGCTGGCTTCCGGCGAGGCGCCACTTGCGGTGAACAACTACCATCATCTCGTGCAGGCCGCGAAAAAACGGGGAGCACCGGTCGAATCGATCCCGGCGAGCCCGGTCATAAGCCGGATCACCCCGATCGCGCTCGGACGGTACGCTCCCCATCCCAATGTGGGAAGACTGTTCATCGACTTCTGCCTTTCCGAGGAAGGTCAAAAGATACTTCGCTCTTTCGGCAGGAGCTCGGCGCGGAAGGGTATCGAGCCGGACGAATTGCAAAGGAAGGGCGTGAAGCTCTACGTGAGCGACATCAATCTCGCGAAAGATTATGCGCGGTACGACAAGGAATTCAGGGAAATTTTCGGATTGAAGTAG
- a CDS encoding FAD-dependent oxidoreductase yields the protein MWDYETDVLIVGYGGAGGAAALAATEAGARVLLVEKNNEGGGNTRYSGGSIRTYTDLAKAIDFIEAVCEGTTERSVVETFVQESDRNKEWVAKLGGEIVPGPPSGTKGFPIGLPGAAFPTIRGAEGIGPRVRVKGAGEAAGIDLWGVLQRNVDGRKIPVLYSCSGKQLIYDKSHGVTGLIALKGDAEIKIRARRGIVLTCGGFEYNVPMHMNYLGQSYFGLCNPGNTGDGIRMAAEIGADLWHMSAVAATWGYKFPEFPCAIRHFMPYPGFVYVDQSGKRFMDETGIDVHAMWAPSSYIDMKTLRRTRVPAYVIFDEDTRTRGAVARTDRGRISDIYQWSADNSAEIRKGWIKAAQTIADLAPLIQLRPDQLQATIAQYNLLTVSGYDPEFGRSPHTLAPIAMPPFYAIPIWPCLYNTQGGPKRNAKAQVLDFNGRPIKRLYSAGELGSLWYRNYPGGGNVSEALAFGRIAGKNAAAEAPDENS from the coding sequence ATGTGGGATTATGAAACAGATGTGCTGATCGTCGGCTACGGCGGGGCGGGCGGGGCCGCAGCTCTTGCCGCCACTGAGGCGGGTGCACGGGTGCTGCTGGTCGAAAAAAATAACGAAGGCGGCGGAAACACCAGGTATTCCGGCGGGAGTATTCGAACCTACACGGACCTGGCGAAGGCGATCGATTTCATCGAGGCGGTCTGCGAGGGAACCACGGAGCGGTCGGTCGTGGAGACGTTCGTACAGGAGAGCGACCGAAATAAGGAATGGGTGGCAAAACTGGGAGGGGAAATCGTTCCCGGACCGCCCTCCGGAACCAAAGGATTCCCGATCGGCTTGCCGGGAGCAGCTTTTCCGACGATTCGCGGCGCGGAAGGCATCGGCCCGAGAGTGCGTGTTAAAGGGGCGGGAGAAGCGGCCGGGATCGACCTATGGGGCGTTCTCCAGCGGAACGTCGACGGGCGAAAGATACCGGTCTTGTATTCGTGCTCGGGAAAACAGCTGATCTATGACAAGAGCCATGGTGTTACCGGGCTGATCGCTCTGAAGGGAGACGCGGAAATCAAGATCCGAGCACGCCGAGGAATCGTCCTTACATGTGGAGGCTTCGAGTACAACGTGCCGATGCACATGAACTATTTGGGGCAAAGCTATTTCGGACTGTGCAACCCCGGCAACACCGGCGACGGAATCCGGATGGCGGCGGAAATCGGTGCCGACCTGTGGCACATGAGCGCGGTAGCCGCTACGTGGGGGTACAAATTCCCCGAGTTCCCGTGCGCGATCAGGCATTTCATGCCGTATCCCGGGTTCGTGTACGTGGATCAGTCGGGTAAACGCTTCATGGATGAAACGGGAATCGATGTCCACGCGATGTGGGCGCCGTCGTCCTACATCGACATGAAAACTCTCCGGCGAACTCGTGTTCCTGCATATGTCATCTTTGACGAAGATACCCGAACCCGGGGAGCGGTGGCTCGAACCGATCGCGGTCGAATCAGCGACATCTACCAATGGAGCGCGGACAACAGCGCTGAAATCCGTAAAGGCTGGATCAAGGCCGCGCAGACTATCGCGGACTTGGCGCCTTTGATCCAGCTTCGGCCGGATCAACTGCAAGCGACGATCGCGCAGTATAATTTGCTGACGGTGAGCGGGTACGATCCCGAGTTTGGCCGTTCGCCGCACACCCTCGCCCCGATCGCGATGCCGCCATTTTATGCGATTCCGATCTGGCCCTGCCTTTACAATACCCAGGGTGGTCCGAAACGGAATGCAAAGGCGCAGGTTCTCGATTTCAACGGTCGACCGATAAAACGTCTCTACAGCGCTGGGGAGCTGGGCTCGCTCTGGTATCGCAACTACCCGGGCGGCGGCAACGTCAGCGAGGCGTTGGCGTTCGGGCGCATCGCGGGTAAAAACGCCGCCGCCGAAGCTCCTGACGAGAACAGTTGA